In the Sorghum bicolor cultivar BTx623 chromosome 4, Sorghum_bicolor_NCBIv3, whole genome shotgun sequence genome, tgcaacatatgcaccaaccaatcatcatataatatgatccacttcatatcatcacagaTCGTATTCGttcattgatcttgacctcactacttgctcttcaccgtcgcCTCGATCCATCGGcgtcaagtcttgctcaagcttcaccgtcacacgcggtccctcgcttcaaagcctctgacttgcccttcacacttgcaactggtccatcaagccaagcctcatcttaatcttctccaccttggtcacatgactccatgtcatgtctcatatgcaatgagctcctccatcatcacataatcacctgtgaaCTGATCtcttgtgtatctcacataaacactattaatcCACCTAAAttatcactcaattaccaaaaccaaacaaggacctttcagtatGTTAGCAATAACTAATGTTAGCATGGTTGACCATATAAATATGTCCTCGCTCCACAATTCCAAAACCCTAAACTTCTATTTCAATCCTCACCGCCTAGGTCTCTCCTCTCCTAACATTTCCCCCGTAGCCTGAACCCTAATACATTGCATGACATCACCACCACCTTCCTCACCCATTTCACTGCCCTACTCTTAGGTTTGTTGATGGAACAACCCCTTAATTTCCACCTCTGTCCACATGACACCATTCGATCACTACCGAGAAAGCTGCATATATGCCATATAGCACGATCTAGGGCATGATTGGCTTCGTGTTCCAAACCAGCATGGCTAGAACCATCAACCATCCGTGCTTGATGGATACGGAAGAACTTGACTGCACGTCCCTGCTCTCTCATTCCGCACCATGTCTGTTGTACCACGAAGAAATGTATTTCAACCTCATTTCTCTAGAGTCAGGCCAACAGACGCGTCCTACATCTCCCAAACGAGACCCAAACCCTTCCTCAACCAATCAAACATCTCGAATCAGTATCTCACAAGCCAAATTAAGCTGAATCCACCCAACAAATAACACCCTAGCGACCATGGAGCGGGAGCACCACGATTGCCATTGTCGTTCACGCTTATCTATCAATCTATGACTGGAGGGATTATATGCTAACGTGGCTACCATGACATGTATGTATGTTCATCGATCAGGATCTGCCAACCCCGACTATTTTAGCTAATCCTCTATATATTAAGCTCTTGTTTAGTCATGATTCTCAATAGAACATCATATCACACTagcttatttggtggtaaccccGATGTCTTGTTTTGCTAGATTCGCCCCATGAGCCTCAAAACTCAAAATCTCTACAAACTGCATGCTGCTGGCTATAAATAGTAGCAACCGACTAACAAGGCAGCACGTAATTTGGAGCTAGTCCAGTGGGCATGATCGTCCCACCTGTATAATGTAGAAATAtatcaagaaaaaaaattgcAGCTAATTTGAGGTGCCCATCTTGTTCTGTCTTCCGGCTGGGTCATTTCTTCATTTCCGTCAACCTTCTTTCTCGCGCCCAAACAGGAATTTTCTCGTTCTAAAAAATTAAGACACTCTCCACCACCATCGATCGATCGCAAAAGGACATGAATGTATGTTCATCACGTCGAATTGTCCAgccatttttcttttcttgaacTTGAATTCTAGACTAGATTCAtttcatgttcttcgtttgattTGTTGTTTTCTTGCCTTTTCTCATTATTATTATTTGCCCATTCAATTGATGCCGTTCGTGCCGACGCATGCAGCCCATGACGAGCGAGCATGGAGGAGCCTAGTTCTTGATCCTATCTCCCAACATGCTTGACGAACGCGACGACGACGAACGTTGGTCGAACGCCGCATGCCAATGCGGTTGATCTCATTCCGATTATCAATAATACGTCGCGATTCGGGCGGTTGATTTTCTTGATCATGCACAAGCGATCCAAATCCTGCGAGCCGTACAGCAAGATGGAGGAGCGTATCGGGTGCACCAGCAATGCCGCGACGTCCTGCGACGACTCCGCCACCGGCAGGGCGCCGTCCTcggcggccgccgcggcgcAGTGCTCCACGGTGTCGGTGTTCCTCGCCAAGATCAACGGCGTCGCGCGCCTCGTCACCGCCGTCTGGAGCAAGAGCCTCATCAACCAGTCCTTCACCATCTCCATCGACCGGCCCgggcccggcggcggcggcggcggcggcggcgacggcgacggaccGGTCACCCACAAGGTGGAGCTGAAGCCGTGGCCGTTCTGGAGCAAGAAGGGCGGCAAGGCGATGGACGTGGGCGGCGGCGACCGCGTCGACATGTTCTGGGACCTGCGCTCCGCCAAGTTCGCGGCGGGGGGGACCAGCCCGGAGCCCGCCGGCGGCTACTACGTCGCGCTGGTCAGCAACGACGAGGTCGTCCTTCTCCTCGGCGACTGCAAGAAGGACGCGTACAAGCGGACCAAGGCCCGGCCGTCGCTGGAGGACGCCGTGCTGGTGTGCCGCCGGGAGAGCGTGTTCGGCCGCCGCAGCTTCGCGGCGCGCGCGAGGCTCGACGCCAGGAGGAGCAAGGAGCACGAGATCGTCATCGAGTACGCGCTCGCCGCCGCGGGCTCCAGCAAGGATCCCGAGATGTGGATCACGGTGGACGGCTTCGTGCTGCTGCACGTCAAGAGCCTGCAGTGGAAGTTCAGGGGCAACGAGACGCTGCTCGTCGACCAGGCGCCGGTGCAGGTCATCTGGGACGTGCACGACTGGCTCTTCGCCGGACCAGGCACGCAGGCGGTCTTCGTCTTCAAGCCCGGCGCACCGCCGGAGATCCAAGAGGACAGCGGAGGGAATGGCATCCAGGGTGAAGGGACTGACTTCTGTTTCTTCCTTCAGGCATGGAGGACGGAATGAGGCGGTGACATATAGGATAGGGGTGAAATTTGAAGGGTAAGGCAATCATCATGTCCTTGCGTCACTGATCTGTTGATATGGATGACATTGAAAGCTTATCCAGCTTTACAAATTTGTAACGAGGAACACTTCAAGTGAATCGAAGTTTCTGTCACTGGAAATTCAATAGAACTTTTTTTACACTGCAATGTAACTGACATAGAGAAGATATCAGGGTATCTAAGCAACTGCAAAGTGTTTTTTGGTCATAGCAGATACAAGAAGAGCATCAAATTCATGGGCTCATGGCATTGGCTCTGATGG is a window encoding:
- the LOC8082908 gene encoding uncharacterized protein LOC8082908, whose translation is MHKRSKSCEPYSKMEERIGCTSNAATSCDDSATGRAPSSAAAAAQCSTVSVFLAKINGVARLVTAVWSKSLINQSFTISIDRPGPGGGGGGGGDGDGPVTHKVELKPWPFWSKKGGKAMDVGGGDRVDMFWDLRSAKFAAGGTSPEPAGGYYVALVSNDEVVLLLGDCKKDAYKRTKARPSLEDAVLVCRRESVFGRRSFAARARLDARRSKEHEIVIEYALAAAGSSKDPEMWITVDGFVLLHVKSLQWKFRGNETLLVDQAPVQVIWDVHDWLFAGPGTQAVFVFKPGAPPEIQEDSGGNGIQGEGTDFCFFLQAWRTE